The genomic interval AAATAACCACCACGCCACTTCTTAAATCCCAAATCGGCCCTGCTGATTTGGGATTTTTTTTTGTTAAATAAACTAGGGGAATTATTAATTTCTTGTTTGTGATTCTTAATTCAATTACCAATTGATTTAAGAATCACCCTCACTTATAATTCCTAATTAATAATTACACCAAAAAAGGTTACCTTTTCTTTTCCTTGCCATTAATTAGAAAACCAGAACATGACAGATCTAGAAATCATCCACTCTCTTCGCAAAGGACAGCGTGAAAATGTCATCCGTTTTCTATACAAAGAGTTTCCGAAAATTAAAGCTTTAATATTAAAAAGCGGTTGCAACACTAATCTTGCCAATGAAATCTTTAATGACAGCTTAATTCTTTTTATCGAGAAAGTTGAATCTCCTGACTTTGAACTTACTTCAAAACTCACAACTTTTCTTTACGGAATTAATCGTTTCCTCGTTATGGGAGCAATTCGAGATTCTAAAAAACACAAGAACCTCGAATGGAACAACACTTTAATTGTTTCTCAAGAAGATCTTAGTTACGACTTTGAAAAAGAAGCAAAACTGCAAAAGATAGAATCAAT from Flavobacteriales bacterium carries:
- a CDS encoding sigma-70 family RNA polymerase sigma factor: MTDLEIIHSLRKGQRENVIRFLYKEFPKIKALILKSGCNTNLANEIFNDSLILFIEKVESPDFELTSKLTTFLYGINRFLVMGAIRDSKKHKNLEWNNTLIVSQEDLSYDFEKEAKLQKIESILNLITEKCKQIFKLFYFNKNSMESIAKELGFSSVNSAKTQKYKCLQKAHQLAQETSNPITH